A single region of the Amia ocellicauda isolate fAmiCal2 chromosome 8, fAmiCal2.hap1, whole genome shotgun sequence genome encodes:
- the sptlc1 gene encoding serine palmitoyltransferase 1: MASGQQWVLVEMVQAFYEAPAYHLILEGILILWIIRLLFSKTYKLQERSDLTDKEKEELIEEWQPEPLVPPVSKDHPSLNYNIVSGPPSHKITVNGKECINFASFNFLGLLDNERVKNKALASLTKYGVGTCGPRGFYGTFDVHLELEDRLAKFMRTEEAIIYSYGFATIASAIPAYSKRGDIVFVDEAACFSIQKGLQASRSFLKYFKHNDMEDLERLLKEQEIEDQKNPRKARVTRRFIVVEGLYMNTGDVCPLPDLVRLKYKYKVRIFLEESLSFGVLGEHGRGVTEHFGVNIDDIDLISANMENAVASIGGFCCGRSFVIDHQRLSGQGYCFSASLPPMLAAAAMEALNIMEEDPDIFVVLRNKCKHMHKALQGISGLKVVGESFSPAFHLQLEKSSGSREADVKLLRAIVDYCMDRKIALTQARYLDKEERFLPPPTVRVVVTVEQTEDELELAASLIKEAAQTILK; the protein is encoded by the exons ATGGCGTCAGGACAACAGTGGGTGTTAGTGGAGATGGTGCAGGCTTTCTACGAG GCACCTGCATACCATTTGATCCTGGAAGGAATCCTCATTCTGTGGATTATCCGGCTGTTGTTCTCAAAAACGTACAAACTGCAAGAGCGTTCAGATCTCACAGACAAG GAGAAAGAGGAGCTGATTGAAGAATGGCAGCCGGAGCCCTTAGTGCCCCCTGTGTCGAAGGACCACCCTTCTCTGAATTATAACATTGTTTCAGG ACCTCCAAGCCACAAGATCACAGTGAACGGGAAGGAATGCATTAACTTTGCCTCGTTTAATTTCCTGGGCCTGCTTGATAATGAGCGCGTTAAG AACAAAGCTTTAGCATCCCTCACTAAGTATGGAGTTGGTACTTGTGGACCCAGAGGATTTTATGGCACGTTTG ATGTCCACTTGGAGTTAGAAGACCGTTTGGCGAAGTTCATGAGAACAGAGGAGGCTATAATTTATTCCTATGGATTTGCAACCATCGCCAGCGCCATCCCTGCGTACTCGAAGAGGGGagatattgtgtttgt gGATGAGGCAGCTTGTTTTTCAATTCAGAAGGGGTTGCAAGCCTCCCGCAGTTTCCTTAAATACTTCAAACACAACGATATGGAGGACTTGGAGCGACTTTTGAAAGAGCAAGAGATTGAGGATCAAAAG AATCCCCGTAAAGCACGCGTGACCCGGAGGTTCATCGTGGTGGAGGGGCTTTACATGAACACCGGAGACGTCTGCCCTCTCCCAGACTTG GTGAGACTGAAGTACAAGTACAAAGTGCGCATTTTCCTGGAGGAGAGCCTGTCTTTCGGAGTTCTGGGAGAACATGGCCGAGGTGTGACTGAACATTTTGGAGTGAAT ATTGATGATATCGATCTCATCAGCGCCAACATGGAGAACGCCGTGGCTTCGATCGGTGGCTTCTGCTGTGGGAGATCTTTTGTTATTGATCACCAG CGTCTCTCTGGGCAGGGTTATTGCTTTTCAGCCTCGTTGCCACCCATGCTAGCGGCAGCTGCGATGGAGGCCCTGAACATTATGGAAGAAGATCCAG ACATTTTCGTTGTGTTGAGGAACAAATGCAAGCACATGCACAAAGCACTACAAGG AATTTCCGGTCTGAAGGTAGTTGGGGAATCTTTCTCGCCAGCTTTTCATTTACAACTGGAGAAGAGTTCTGGATCGAGGGAGGCTGATGTCAAATTATTGCGGGCGATTGTAGATTAT TGTATGGACCGGAAGATTGCTCTGACCCAGGCTCGCTACTTGGACAAGGAAGAGAGGTTTCTTCCCCCACCTAC CGTTCGGGTGGTAGTTACCGTGGAACAGACTGAAGACGAACTGGAATTGGCAGCATCTTTGATCAAAGAAGCGGCTCAAACCATCCTTAAGTGA